AGCAAGCAGTTATCATCTGCCTTGTGCAACTGACGCTCCACCAATTTGTCTCACAGCAAAATGCTAACAAAATATCAGTGCGCTATCCGATGCCCCGCTTGAATAACCCACGCCTTATTTTTGCCATTAATTACAACTGTCAATAGCGCCACAATCCCGCATGAGGATCAGGCAACGGGATGTAACAATGCCAGAATAATAAGCATTCTGTACAGGGGATTGTTGGAATAAAGCCCCGGTCAGTGGTGGGATTAAATTACATAATCTTGCTTGGTGATTTGCCACGAGGTCATTGAGTCACCGCTGAACATTTGGCTCCTTTTAGAATATCCCAATTATTGCCCAAGATCAATGCTTTCCAAGCCTTTTGCACAACGTTCcgcctaaaataaataaatatttagcgTCCAAGAACCACCATCTTGACTGACATGATtaataacacattttcatctcatttcattgaattttacctttatttttattggacATTGGACTTTGTGCATTTTAAAaggtatttatttacattttgttgtgaATATGACAATATCTgtctgtgctttttttgtgttctaCTCCATCTGTCAAAGCATTCTGTAATAATGTTTTAAGAGATGTTACATAAATTTATATAAAATCTGGGTTTCCCCGCTAAACTACTGTCCCTCGATAAGTGGAAGATGGACGCCTGGATACAAaaagttgttattattattattattcaaataaaGTAGTATCATTGGCATAGTGCTCATCAAAAATGACACAGGTGTTATTCCCCAAAAGTAGATGTAGTAATACAAGAATCCACTATAGCATTATGAACACTAATACTGCACTTGAATACTGCAAAATAAAGTTTAAAGAAATCGTTGACAATTGAGTTAAGTGAAAAAATGAagcattaaatgtaaaaaaaaaaaaaaaaaaaaacttggaccATGTTAAATGCATTAAAGCAAAACGTtcttaaaaattaaatgcaaatgtaataaTCATTAGTTAAATAAAACTGATCTGCAATCAAGCAGTGATTTTTCTACGTACAGCAAGAGTAGCGGAAGTTCCACGACTATTTTTGACAGTCACTAATGTTGATCTGAAAATCaccatcacattgtcaaaaaaaacaaaacgtcccTTCAAATTTCATTTGTGACGTTAATTTTTACTGGTCTTGCGCATTATTAAAGTCGTTGTTAAgcgtaaaacacacacacacacacacacgtccatGAGGAATACTAAAACGCATTCCAGGTTTCGCACAATAATTGACCGCAGAACACGTGAGACTTACCGAGTCTCAACCAGTCACATCTGCGATGCCGCCGTCGACAGGCAGCCTGGATGAGCGCGCCCTCGTTTTAGCCGCCACGTTCGGGTGCATGCGCAGTCGGCGACGGACTGGTGGGAACGAGGGGCGGGGGAGGCATCTGAGGTGGATGGCTGAAATGTGAACAATTCCAAGTTCCGAGACTTATTACGAGATTGACGGAGAAGCAAACATCGGCTCCTGAAAAGCAGACATACCAGCAGTTTCctattgaatatttaaaaattttttacaaAGCACCATTCCTGAAATGATGCTGACATGCCGAgtgcttcatttttttgaaggggaaaaaaatgaatatctgCTCTCCGCATCCTTGATAAGTCCCACAGTGACACCTTGTGAACAAAGAGCGCATGTGACTCATCCGTCGCCCACTTTAAGCATAATTGTATGCATATTTTGAATTTTCccactttatatttttatatttctggGATCCTGTCCTCTGTTTTTAACTGGAAAAGGCAAATGCAATAACAGCAGTTTGATGGCATCGTGTTAAGTTAACGGGAAATTCCATTTAGACTTAAATTGTCCTTTCCCACTTTCTGTAATGTACAGGAaaagcattttcaaattttattagTGTCTGTCAGTCATTCACGTATTTTCCCTCTTCCTCACCTGAGCTTTATTACTTCCCGATGCAGCTCGTTCTTGACCGTTTTCCCCACGTATGTCGCGACAGACGCTAAACCTGACGTACAGCAGCATCTTCAGCTGCTACCGCAACTTCGTGGGCCCGCCGCACATCAAGGTCATGTGCCGGTTGCTGGGCTACCAGGGCATCGCCGTGGTGATGGAAGAGCTGCTCAAGGTGGTCAAGAGCTTGGTGCGTCCCATCGAAAGCGTTGCGACGGCGACGTTTGGGCGGCCgttgtgtacctaatgaagtgtccgcTGTCCGGCCGGCCATTGCAGCTCCAGGGCACCATCATGCAGTACGTGAAGACCCTGATGGAGGTGATGCCCAAAATCTGCCGCCTTCCTCGCCATGAGTACGGCTCGCCAGGTTCGTGTGCGCTCtcatttgcttcatttttgtccAAGATCGCATGCATATAGgaacaaacaggaaaaaaaaaaaaatagcatggaTTTTTCTGCTtgctgaggatttttttttttttttttttttttgagttgggGCTGCAATTGGTTGTGGAACTAATAATACTTTTCATAATCGATTAATCTGTCGATTATTTGTATTCAAACTTCCACCAGAGACGAGACCTTATTTCAAACTGTACATTCTGTCCTTTGATTCTGATGCCCAAATAAATTGCCCAAAATATTGAACGTTGTTTTCtaaaagggcggcacggtggatcagctggaaagtgtcggactcacaattctgaggtcccgggtttgatcccagaccagcctgtgtggaatttgcatgttctccccgtgcctgtgtgggttttctccgggcgctccggtttcctcctttatcccaaaaacatgcaacattcattggactctctaaattgccccgaggtgtgattgtgaatgcgattggttgtctctatttgccctgcgtttggctggcgaccagttcagggtgtgtaccccgcttcctgcccgttgacagctgggataggctccggcactctcttgcgacccttgcgaggataagcagctgagaaaatagatgaataaaagcagacatttgcaaatgtctcattttgatTAAATATAAAGATAAATTAGTCTGCTTTTATGGAAGACTGCAGAATTCTGCGAGTATTCACTGTTGACAGGCTGAAATTGTCAGCATTTGAATAATTGTAAACAACGCCTCTTCACGATTAATAAATTATCAAGATAATTGTCGCTTCATCGGGTAACCGATTAGTTGTTGTTTCATTGTTTGACCTTGGATGTCTTTGCTAGGCATCCTGGAATTCTTCCACCACCAGCTGAAGGACATCGTGGAGTACGCCGAGCTAAAGACGGTGTGCTTCCAGAACCTGCGGGAAGTGGGCAACGCCCTCCTCTTCTGCCTGCTCAGCGAGCAGAGTCTGGTACGGGCACAGCCGCACGTTGGCGTCGAAATCGCGCCATTCATTTGGGTTTCGGCTACCTAAAAGTGGCCACGACAATGTCCAATGATGCATTTTGATCTCGACAGTGTATTTGTTGATCCGATTGAAGCGCTGAACTTTGAAAAGACACAATGAGAGAAgtttcattacattttcatgttgaagaaaaagcaaatgagGTGGAGACAAATGGCCGCCACAGAGCCCAGACGATGATTGGGTGTAGCTGATGAAGCGCATTGTTGTTTTTGCGGTGCAGTCGCAGGAGGAGGTTTGCGACCTGTTGCACGCGGCGCCTTTCCAGAACATTCTGCCCAGAGTCCACGTCAAAGGTAAACTGCGAAACCACCCTCataaacattttgtcacataaAGCAAAAATTATCAAATGTGAAGGTGCTACTATagtagaaatgaaaaagaattacATGGATTTAAGTTGAATGTAAATCAACTTCAGCCACGGTAATAACGATAcgactaaaagaaaaaaaatgaacgagaGAACAATTGAATTGCAATCATCTCCAACAAAGTAGTAAGTGTATTGTTTAATACATACAAGGATAAAAAGTGCAGCTATTAAAattggggaaataaaaaaaaaaatggtaatagaggtaatattacaagaatttaAAAAAGCTTCACGTACAATAGTGTACTTTTCATATCCCGTAATTATTCAAATAATTAAATGGATAAATGTAtactaaaacacaaaaatacttgttcCTCTAATAAGAAAATACATTGTGTgctaatatacatatttttatctCAGTGAAATGAACAAACATGCTATTGTTGAATTTGGGCATTCATTAAAAACAGATAACGTTAAATGTGttcagaaaaaacaaatctgagtATGGAGTAAATACAAATTAGCTAAAAATAATGATGCTGTTAATGaactaaaaatggaaataattgaatgaataatgtaccataagtacaaaaaaatgtattgtttaaattattataaatgtatGATGCTTAAGCAGAGTAATATGAAATTTATTTCATAATAAGCATATAATATAATGAAAATTACCTGTTGATAAAAATATAACTgcatttaataaaaacattgaagGGTTAAATTGAATTAACTATAACCTTTAGTAATAACAATATTGTTCAATTAGAAAAAGTCACcttgtgaaaatgaaataaaaaataatatacaaatgaaaagccagttaaaaaaatgcacaaagcaaTCATTAATAGATTGTTCAGTCAGAATGTGCATGCAAGCGTATTTCATGAAGTGACCGGTCGTCGTGCGTGCATGTTGGCAGAGGGTGAGCGACTGGACGCCAAGATGAAGCGCCTGGAGGCAAAGTACACGGCGCtgcatctggttcctctcatcGAGCGTCTCGGCACgccacaggttttttttttttttttttcaactattgttgtttggcaacacaaaaaatgcttgcgataTCTCAACGTTGTCATTtaacatatgacaatttgaaattttggtacagatttttaataaaaatcatgGGAAGTTTATACATGTGAtttcataaaatcatgcggcggccagatctggccctcggACCTTGATTTTGACACCAGTGTTGTAAGGCATTAAACTTCCTTTTATTCCTTTTATTAAGTACAGTTCCTCTGTGCACTAGACCCTCACATATTCATGATTCAGCATTCTTGGATTCACCTAATCATACATTTTccataaattttattttttttttttttatatacatatccctgcatattctttttttaaaatcctacAAACATCAGGGCAATTCTAACGTGCATCAAATTCTTGGGAAAATTTGTAGCTACGCGCGGTTGGGCCactttatttcacttttacatACAATATgaacacatttgcatttaatttttttataatcaatttgagacttttttttgtcagaacagTTTTTATTCGACTTTAACAtgcaatacatatttttttttccttcctgcaTTCAAGTGCAGCGTTAATGTTTAACCTATGCGTAGTTACGGCTGCCTGAACTTGAGTTATAAATTAACTTTTAAGTGCAGTACCTTTGCCGTTAgtctcaaagtttttttttttttttaacacatatccgagtaaaaaatgtttttttacgtTTTTGAGTACGATATGTTTTGAGTCATCGTTTAAGTacaatttttgtaatttttcagcAAATCGCCATCGCCCGCGAGGGCGACCTGCTGACCAAGGAGCGGCTCTGCTGCGGCCTGTCCATGTTCGAGGTGATCCTGGCGCGCGTCCGCGGCTTCCTGGACGACCCCATCTGGCGCGGCCCGCTGCCCAGCAACGGCGTCATGCACGTGGACGAGTGCGTCGAGTTCCACCGCCTGTGGAGCGCCATGCAGTTCGTCTACTGCATCCCCGTCGGCGCCCACGAGTTCACCGTCGAGTGAGTGCCGTACCCCCCTCCCTCTCACTGAGCGGAGGGAAATAACAGAGGAAGCACTTGGTGTACTGAagtagaggtttttttttttttgtaggattaGTTTATTTTGACACCTATACATTGCGCCAAACCATTGTTGTCTTAATCCTAACATCATTTGAAATGCCATAGAAGGGCTAATAGAAATGAGCGGAGATTACGGCTATTCTCTGCATTCTCAAGGTCCCACAGACGACAAAAGACAAAACGTTGAGCTAAATCACAGAAATTTCCGctaacttaatgctaacatacagtTAAATTAGTGCTAAACGTCACGGACAGGCTTATGAAAATTTGCATGGAtgctgtaatttctggcctataaatcGCGGCTTTTTTCAGCCCTATGCGATGATGCAGGTAATTTCTGCGTTTTTTTCTAACCGccgcaagggggtactcgagcggaaaaggtaagagtgagaccgatggaatatatgtcccgaggaagtgacttttaccagtctggcccttttagtgctgcgctagcgtgttactgccttgatttttacaggtattttttttttttttttttttaagtgcggcgctaacgttaGGTTTcgacgtgggcacttgcggcttttacacagctgcggtgtatgtatgtaccaaatggtatttcctttacaaatgtactggatgaggctcataaccaggtgtgctccgtaggccgggaattatggtaatgtgATCATTACAAACCTTTAAACAGTTGCTACTTTACCATACGTAGAGCAACCAAACTAGTGAAAAGTGACCTGTCTGCTGTCACTGACAGTCACGCGGTTCCGGTCCGGTTTTTAGGCAGTGCTTTGGCGACGGCCTCCACTGGGCTGGCTGCATGATCATCGGCCTTCTGGGCCAGCAGCGGCGCTTCGACATCCTGGACTTCAGCTACCACCTGCTCAAAGTGCAGAAGCACGATGGCAAGGACGAGATCATCAAGAGCGTAGTGAGTACTTTACTGGAGTACACCTTGGAGTGGTTACCGGCACACACATATTCACACTCGGGGACAATTTAAAGGCtttaatggcggcacggtggatcagctggtaaagcgttggcctcattgTTCTGACGTCCgagattgaatccgggtcccacctgtgtggagtttgcgtgttctccccgtgcctgcaagtgtggcttttctccgggcactccggtttcctcccacaccccaaaaacatgcaacattcattggacactctacattgtCCCAAGGTgcggttgttgtctgtctcgatgtgccctgcgattggctggcaaccggttcagggtgtaccctgcccgcctcctgcctgttgacagctgggatcggctccagcactcccgtgacccttgtgaggaaaagcggcaaagaaaatggatggatgaataatggcTTtaagcatgttaaaaaaaaaaaaaaaagctttaatgtacaaatgcatttaaatcatttaaaaattactTTGTTCTTCAAAATCCAGGTTAatttattacatatacataatGCAAAATTTAAGTTTTgtcataaattattttacttcaatttaaaaaatcattttggttaCAAGTTATTTTATCACCTATGAATTATTTGGTGAATTTACATAGatttttaaatgcttatttGTATAATTGTGGCAAGATTTTTTCTTCACCacagtttgaaaaaatatcCTTTTTTGTACATATTGAATACATTTAAGAATGTAATATTTCTTGATTTAAGAATTTCTGAAATTTTACTCTAATCAATTTTCACTTCAAAAAACCttgataaaatattcaaaataaatttaaagttttaatttaaataaaaaaaattctccgaCCTCAGCTATTTTAATTCTGCACGATGGAATAGATTGAGCTTGACaacaatcatctttttttttccccctccccgcTTTCCATCAGCCGCTGAAGAAAATGGTGGACCGCATCCGCAAGTTCCAAGTGCTCAACAACGAGATCTTCGCCATCCTGAACAAGTACCTCAAGTCGGGCGACGGCGAGAACATGCCGGTGGAGCACGTGCGCTGCTTCCAGCCGCCCATCCACCAATCGCTGGCCAGCAGCTGAGCGCAAACGGCAAGAATTTCCCTCTTACATGTACAACACAATTATTTCCTTTAtgtattcccattttttttttttcgactttGTTAGCAAAGACCACTTGAGTATCATTCCCGCAATAAACTTTTTGTATTCACACGTGCCTTATCGGGAAATAGATATTTTATACTTCTAGATGATGACTTTTTAAGagattaatatttaaaaactttGTGGTGATGGTGGAACATTAGAGGTGAGGTGAAGTTTTTCTTTTCGTATTCTGCATGCTGAACGCATTTCTATTCACTGTGCCTTGACTTGTAATCATTCTTTTATTATTCCAATAAATATGTAACAGAGTCATCTGCagaatgcattcatttttaaattgaaaaaaagttacatacattaaaatattacaacaatTTTATAGTGATGGCAACACCTCATTATAAAGTATATTCAGGATCATTCCAGTGGGGTGaaaatggggttcaaatctcctCCTGTTCATCTTGCGGGTCAAATTGTTGCcccattttgttaaaaaaaataaattggtatGAAATATCTGCCTGCGTAAAATAATGTTATCTACATCTACAATAGAAAAGCttcatttcacacattttcaagtttggttttttttttttttttttaaacctgtcctTGGTACCCCAATCATGTTCGGGGATCGACGTGACCAGTTGCATGCACGGTAGGTGAAAAGTTTTGCTTAATGCGACATCAATGCTAGTTTTATTAGCTTTCCTATTGTGTTTTACATTGTGGGCTAGCATTATGCTAGAAGACGTTGGGAAAAGTTATGCGGTTGTTTTAGATACACGTGCCGGCTTTGTTTAGTTGGGCAGTCTGTAATTTTTGctctgaagtgaaaaatgttaaaaatacagCAGTGCCTTTAACTGATGACTGCTCACAACTTCAAAATCCGAGCCTTGGCAGATTTTGCCGAGTTGTGAGCTGAGCAATGAGCGCTAAATGTTGGTAGTGAGCGTCACAAAAAGCAGCAGAAATGGAAaactactccccccccccccaaaaaaagtgtaTTAATCAGATTTGTCTTATTCTGTCCTCTAAACGCAAAACACCacaaatattatttgtatttgttataAAGTATAGTAAGGTGCTACTTTCAAAAATTTGTTGGCATTTTATTGGGACACTGCAACCAATAAATTGCAACTCCACTCATTTCAGGAAAGTTGATTTGTGATACAAACTTGGTCACAGAATGAATCGAagtcttatctcaaggcactgctGTATTTGGGAGTTTAGGGTGTCAGCATCTCATGGAACAAAAATAGAACGTTCATTTTAGTCAAGTACATGAATCGCTTAACGTGAGAAATGGATCATTTTGCAGCGAGCTTGTCCCCCCCCACGCAGGGGCAATTGTGAATAACAATATAAGCCGATAGTTTCAggagatgtgtgtatatattttttgctttaaccGTTCTCGATGTTCCTTCATAGCGAGTGATTCCCAACAGCCTTTTTTTCCAGTGCTACAACTGAACGGAAAAGTGAGAAGAGGAGAAAACGTGGAAGTAAGGCAAAGGAAAACGAGTACAATCCATTGGTCCCGATTGTCTCCATTTTGGCGTCCTTACGACGCCAGGCTCCCGTTGCGCCTGGAGACGGCGTCGAACGGCACGTCGCGCTCCTCGCCGCCGTCGTCGCTGCGGAGGAGTTGGTAAGTCCCGTTGGCGTCGGGGTACGCGCCGTTGGCGTTCCTTTGGTCCTTGCGCACGGCGGTGGCGGCGAGCGCGGCCAAACTGACGCTGACGTCCTTGAAGGCGTGCAGCAAGAAGATGCCCGCCACGATTGTGAGGAAGCCGGTCAGCGTGCCGATGACGTCGGCCGCCCCCATGTGCTGCCACTCCTTGAAGAGGACGGCGGAGCAGGTGAGCACCGACGTGGTGAAGAACACGTAGTAGACGGGCGTCACCAGGGACGTGTTGAAGATGTCCAGCGCCTTGTTGAGGAAGTTGATCTGCGTGCTGACGCAGGCCACCAGGCCCAGCAGGAGGAGCCAGGCCAGGGGGGAGCGCGCCACGTTGGTGCCCCCCACCGCCTCCTTGATGGCGATGCCCAGGCCCTTGACGCACGACACGGACAGGGAGCCGATGAGGGAGCAGATGCCGATGTACACCAGGATGTTGGTCTGCCCGTGGCGGGGGGCCACCGCCAGGATCAACACCAGGACCACCGTCACCACCGCCATGGCGAAGATGAAGAAGCCTCAACGAAAGACGGAAGAGAAAAGGACTGCGTTAAAAGGCTGAACTTTCAAGAAATGGGGGGGGGACgactccctctagtggtatgtcAAAGAATCACTGAAATGTTCAAACCATTCATTCAAATTACAGTAGCTTgatgttttttaattcaatacaGAACATTTCAGTACacttcagttttattttaaaagtaaatttccatgaatatttttttacctGTGTTAAGacttcatttttaaaacttagtgagcaatacatttttttttttttttgcctataaactgcgacttttttcacacgctaagggccgcaggggggcactcgagcggaaaaggtaagagtgagaccggtggaatatatgtgtcgaggaaatgacttttaccgggtctggccctgttagcgctgcgcttgcgtgttactgccctgtgtctgatttttaccggtatgttgttttgtttgtttttttctaactggccctgttagcacggtgctagagTGGCGGCGTTAGCAATACGCACTGGCACTGGCACTAGCGttgaactctctgtgtaccgtctttgtaaatatctcgtgcctcaacgtgggcacttgcggcttttacacagctgcggcgtatgtatgtagcaaatggtatttcctttactaatGTTACTGggagaggcttataaccaggtgcgctctgcatgccgggaattacggtactttgacagacaagtatttttttttttttttttaagtaaaaaaagaaaaaaaaaaaggtgtacagGATAAAGTTGTTGCACTTAAGAGAGCCAAACGGTAGTTTGATGTAAACATAATACTGATAAGCAAAGCGTTAAACTTGAAAATGATGAATTTAGACAAAAATCCCTACCCTTGGGTACAGCTGGGTATTTCCCCATTCCAGTACGGCGTTGgcgtttttttttacctgggtCGACCAGCTTTTGCGCCATGTCCTCCAGGCTGCTGATCTCCTCCTCTTTGGGGGCGTGGATGACCATGCTGGTGGAGCCCAGCACGCTCAGCAGGCAGCCCAGCTTACCGTGAAGGTTCAAGCGCTCGCTCAGGAAGTACGACGACAGCACCgcgctgagaaaaaaaaaaacaaacaaacaaaccaaaaaaaaaaaaaaaaatcaaaactacGGAGATTTCGGTGAAAATGGGAAAAGTCATCagttttttgagccgcttatgctctcaacggtcacgggagggctggagcttatcccagctaactacgccacgaactggtcgccggtcactAATAAGTGAAAAGTTTCTCTGCGTACCTGACCAGCACGCTGAGGGCGCCCAGGGGCGTGACCAGAGTGGCGGGGGCGAAGGCGTAGGCTGCGAAGTTGGCTGCCTCACCGGCACCCACTGAAacacagaaaaataataataataataattcactgAACGTAAATAATAAATTTGTGTTGAATTTCATGCTAAAAATAATTGAGGGGTGCGACGACAAGTTTCATCCTTGAATCTTTTAGAGACCTTGTTTCACttgaagactctccccaaatttcatatgtacaataaaccctccaatgtgaagcaatattattattacatataatttggacattaattgaaaataatatttttgtaatccaagcaaaatcggaatgtgtgccagctttcacagccaaacgcggaagaaacatccttgactggGGCTAGCCCAACCCTTGTTGTTCGTCGTCAGCACCACGCTCCTCCCAACACGTCGGCTTCCACCTGTTtgcattctggctcaaacgcttgaacgttatttttgttttctttgctcaatggcgggagtagtaatagcacGGAGCGTCGACTCGTTGTTAtactcgctttgttggctctgagcacacaacacttcctttttactatttacggcaatcCGCGCGTGCAAATAGAGTGGAACTGACATATTTTCGGgtcataaatatataatattgatGGACGTGTCCCCCCAATCCTACGTGGCGGCCATGTGATGATGCTTCTATCTACTGTTTACTGGGGGGCTCTGAGGAATACAAAACTTATATATGGTGTCTCGAACCTGCCATTTTTGAGTCAGTAACTTTTTTGTCAAGCCGTTCACCTTTGTCAACAgatttggaactaggaagcGCATGAAAGCCACTCGCCTATGATGAGTACAGTACGTCAACAATGTCACCATGTCCAAGCACCCCAGCGGGGGTAAGTTGAGATAAAATGTGGAACTTGCAATTTTCTATGAACCGCTACCAAAGTTCCGACGTATTTGACCTGCAAGCTGAAATGCGAACAACACGGGAGTCAAGCTGGCTTCCACCGGGGTGCATGCAAACGACGTTTAAATTCACTTACTTGAAAGTAAGCCAGCCCACCAAAGCCACTCCTTGAGATACGCGTGACCGCCCTGACCTGAAAGGTGAACGAGAGGGAAAAACAGTTGAAAAGAAGCGCGACATCCCATTTGCATTGCCAGATGGGAGGAAGAATTCttgttcaaaaaagaaaaacaagaagaccaaaaaaaaaaaaaacaaacaaaaaaacgggcAGGAGTAGGTCTAGCGCAACCGGTCCTAAGACTGTCGTCAGCAGGGTGCGACAGAGAGACTGCAAGAGTACCAGAACGGCATAAAATGTCCTCGGAAAAGGTGTCGCTCAGAATCAGATCAAAGACGGCTGTTGAGGATGTTGCCGTTCACTTCCTAGTTAGGGAACGGCaacttgtgcaaaaaaaaaacgtcaaattACCTTCAGCTGTATTGTGAGTT
Above is a genomic segment from Syngnathoides biaculeatus isolate LvHL_M chromosome 7, ASM1980259v1, whole genome shotgun sequence containing:
- the nipa2 gene encoding magnesium transporter NIPA2; the encoded protein is MALDRGEYDFYIGLALAVSSSVFIGGSFILKKKGLLRLARKGSMRAGQGGHAYLKEWLWWAGLLSMGAGEAANFAAYAFAPATLVTPLGALSVLVSAVLSSYFLSERLNLHGKLGCLLSVLGSTSMVIHAPKEEEISSLEDMAQKLVDPGFFIFAMAVVTVVLVLILAVAPRHGQTNILVYIGICSLIGSLSVSCVKGLGIAIKEAVGGTNVARSPLAWLLLLGLVACVSTQINFLNKALDIFNTSLVTPVYYVFFTTSVLTCSAVLFKEWQHMGAADVIGTLTGFLTIVAGIFLLHAFKDVSVSLAALAATAVRKDQRNANGAYPDANGTYQLLRSDDGGEERDVPFDAVSRRNGSLAS